Part of the Nicotiana sylvestris chromosome 2, ASM39365v2, whole genome shotgun sequence genome, CTTCACCCTGCTTTCTTCTTTCTTGAGGCCGCTCTTCCTTATGTGCTTATTCAATGCACATTCATGCCCAATCTTCAGACATTCTATGCAGTAGTGTGGTTTCCATTCACACTCCACTTGTTGCTGAAACTTTTTCCCTGAAGGCTCTTGCAATATCAATTCTGTTGGAAGTTTTTTTTGTGACATTAGCTTCCACCAGAATCCTAGCATAAGAAATACGAGTCTGATTTGTTGTGCATTCATCTGCAAACAAAGGCTTTTGAATGGCACTAGCCAATTGACTCAAAGTCTTGTTTCCCCAGTAGCTTATCAGAAGCTTAGGAAAAGTAATCCACAAAGGTATCTCAGTCAGAAACTCTGCCTTAAGATCGAAATCAGGAGTCCATTGTTTTAAGATCATTGGTCTTCCATTGATTGTATATGGACCTCCATAGAGAATGTCTTTCAAAACACCTAGTGTATTGAACTTAGCTATGTAATAGCCATCTTTATGTAAGTACAGAACTGGAATTACCACACGACTCCAAGTTTGAGCTATATACCTCTCCATAAATTTATACCTTAGTGTATTCCCAATTACATAGATAATTAGGGCACACTCCCACTTTTTATTTTGAGCATCAATTCCATCCTTATCTAGCTTGACCACAATATTATCTACTATTTCTGGTGGTATGTACGATAATACCATACCATTTTCTGAAGATTTGTTGCCAGCAAACAAGTTTGCACATGTGTTTCCCTGCACCGGAGCCTCTGCATGTGGCTTTGGCGCAGCAGTCACCTCttctgttactgtttcattggatTTCAGCTTAGTTCCTACTACTTCTCCTTTGTCCTTCATATTTCCCACTCCTAAAATTACCAGCGTGCCTTCGCATGACGACGAAGTCACATTCATCTGAATTGCACTGAGATTTAGTCTTTTTGTCGGTCCCTTAGTGTTGCTTGGAGAACCTAGTTTCTGAACACTAGGTTGAAATTGGCTTCCGATTAGCTAGTGTATTTGCGATTACCGTAGCACTTATGGCTTCTCCGATAGTCACGAGTGGCTCTCGTTTAGGTCGACCGTGCTTTCTCGTCATGGCTGGCTTTTTCAAACGGCGTACTTTAGCATATCGTGCGccgagagactagagagagaAAGCTTTTACAATTTTCAGTGTTAGCTTTTACAATATACTTAAGTTGTGAGGTTTTGAAATTTAACTTTCATAGAATTAAGttgcatgatcaaattataaaTTAGTGGAGTATTCAACATTAAGAATGTTCTTTTCGAGACATGGAATTTTTAGAACTTAATAATTTAGGCGGAAGGCGTGTACATGCATTTTATAACGAAACAATTACTTGATAGTAGGATAATAATAGTGTGTATCAGACTATCCAGGATTGGAATATGCTGCTTGCTATCCAACAAAGTAAACAGCAGGACTTGTGCAAAGAAAGACTGAAAAGGGCAACAACGGAGAAGGCAAAATTAAGCAATGACAATTGCTCAAAAATGCCAAGCTGATCGATGGTAGCGGCCGACAGAGTTTGGTTAGTATTTCAGGTTGTCCTCTTTAAGGACCTGATTTGTGCTGCTGATGTCCCTTCTCTCGCACACCCTTTTATCTTTTAACAGCAAAAGTTGCAGATCCGATCAAGAACAGAGAGCTTGCTCCGCATTAGAACTTCAATTGGGTGACAACCTGGTTGGTGGGTTTACCATAAACAATACCCTCGGGAACAAGCCTCTTCCTTCCACGATCTCTACAACCAACATGGCAGATCACAACGCCTTGTTTGGCTTTGTAGGTCTGGTAACATGTACAATGGGTGGGAGCTGCGATACTCGGCACTTTACTCTAAGCAAGAACCTAATCACATCATACTGCTTCTTCCTCCATACCTCAGACACACAAGTATATCCCCCACTGAATCAGTTTGGGCGCAGAGGTCTCTCCACTCAGTCCTGCCTCTCTCCCTCTAGGCTCAGCTATCAATTAGGTATACAGCTCAttatatttacatttattttaCCACTTTTTACCTAAAAATTATTACATCAATACGTTtcaagaaaaaatatttcttAGAATAAAAGAGTTCCAATGACTTCTCTGAATTTGACTCAAAATATCACCTTCCACCAACGATGGGAGCTAATAGCAGCGGTTCAACATTTTCAGACTTTACTTTCACAAATAAATAAGTTCTCCCCCTAATCCTTTTTTGTGAAGATTTCCTTTACTTTTTTCCATGTAACTCCCCTCTCaccccctcccctccccctccccctccccctccccccaccccAAAGAAATCATAGCTACACCACTTTGGTATTATTCTCTTCTTCAGTTCTTCCTAAAAGTCGGAGGTGGACACGTGAAACCTCCATTGGATCTTTGAAGTATACAACCTAAGCTAGCTGAAGAAATCTCAGATAAGGTGCATGATGGGTACAATTGTATAAACCCCTAAACATGGTAGCAACTAGAGTATACATCTTCCAATAGAATCCGGACTGTGAGATAATGGAGAGAGGAAAGTGTGTGAGTGGCCTAGGGATGGGATTTGACTGTAATTAACTGTCAAGTGATTGATGAACTCACATTCCCGTTCTGTATGTCTGGCAAAACAACAATAACAGCTATTCAAGTAAGATGGAAACAATAGAGAAATATACACGGAATCGAATGACCTTATCCTGAAACGGTACTCATTACAAGGTCCTTATGCGTAGATTTTCTTCTATGCATTCCCTTAATTTTGTCAAAATCAATATCCAACTAATGAGTATCGACAACAAGGTGGCATGTCATGAAAAAAACATGAGATCAAAAACCAATACAATTATGGAAGGGAATCTTTTACAACTAGAGCTTTCTATCTATAATGTGAACTGGCAGCAATAGTCCCACATATTTTAAGCTATGTTTCCTCAGTGCACTATACATATTTAAGCTGATAGATGTTTCCTCACTGCACTACCCGAATGATGAGCAAAGTACTTTTGCTTGAGTAGTACATACGGGTATCCAAAAAGTGACAGCAAATGTGCAGGCTTTGAGAAGGAAAGTATTTCATACCAAACTTGGTTGTTCTCGTCCAATGCTATTGAAAAACGTTCTTCGCCAGCCTGCTCAAATAAGAGGTATCACGAACAGCGTCTATTGTGTAGTTACCACAATATAAAGGAGAATGATAGTAAGATGTGATGATAAACATAAGTCTTTAGAAAGAATATAAAATTATTGTTTCTAATAAACATGACAGTATGTTAGACATATGCCCCCTTCACGTTAACCTTTTGCAATGGGACACTTAGCAGCATATTATTGAAACGGAATCTTAATTCCTTAATATTTGTTTTGCAACTATAGCTAGAGCGATTATCCAGATACAGAGTGACACGAaactaattatttttatttttttttgatgaCCGAGAAATCTGTGCAGCCTtcgaaactcggtggataatgggtccgcccctctacccttctccacttaaataccaggcttTGCTTTGCATGGTGTGGGGGCTTGAACCTGTGACCTAAGACACAAATCCACCACCCTTTGCCACTTGAGCTAGGCCCTGGGGGCGACACGAAACTAATTATTTTGCAACTAAAAAACCAAAACAATCGAAAGGCATATTGCAACAGCAGACAATTGCAACTAGGAGAATAAACTGACCAGCAAATGTCCTTGCAGAGTTCCACTGCCAAAACTAAACGAGGCCACCCCCTTTTTCAAGTTCTTATTCTCATTGACATAAACCACCTGTAAAGGCATCATAAGCCATGGGAACAACTCCTTCACACAAACACAGAACTTTGTCCCACTTTGAATTGGAGCTTTTGGATCAACAAAAGCCCAATTCAACCCAAAGTGCCTGCAATGTTGGTTTGTTACATAATCAGAATTTTTCTTTATATGAGCATTGATTGCATTTTAGTGTTCGAGGACATAAAGACACCTAATTGATATTTGCATACCTCCAACTTTGAAGAGCAGTCTTTCCCTTCTCAAAAGTCTCGACGCCTGAACCCACTAAAACACGTGCATAATTAACAGAGAAACCATCTTTTGCAAGCTCTTTGTCTTGCTTAAGTTGAATAGCAGGTTTTTCTGTAGCTCCTCT contains:
- the LOC104210553 gene encoding UPF0548 protein At2g17695 → MVFLCWTRPSPEEQKACINKSGSFNYDNKFRGATEKPAIQLKQDKELAKDGFSVNYARVLVGSGVETFEKGKTALQSWRHFGLNWAFVDPKAPIQSGTKFCVCVKELFPWLMMPLQVVYVNENKNLKKGVASFSFGSGTLQGHLLAGEERFSIALDENNQVWYEILSFSKPAHLLSLFGYPYVLLKQKYFAHHSGSAVRKHLSA